TCAGGGCAGGCCGGTTTAAGGGAAAGATCtaattgcattttaatgtcGAATATAGTGattaccatttatttattattgttttatgtttttaaaagtcaggTTCTGAGTCcagtgtatgtacatgtattgtgtattgtattCTTGCTGTATGTATTGCTATTTGGTGGTTGACCCAAATAGCCCACTAATTATTcacattattctttttaaacaataataacttaCTGATTGTCTCCCTTACCTCAAATCAAGATCTGAAAAATTATATAATCTGCATAAGAAAcaccctgaaaaaaaacaacccatgttactaaatattcaaataataagATGCAATCAAGGTTATCAAGAGAAGGCAAAGCCTTGCAGCATAATGGTGCAAATAACGGGTTCTGCATATTTCAAAGAGGTTTCCCAGGCTTTAAAAATTTAGTCTGCTCTTAATGCAACACACTAGATCAAACAGTGCTCTCTGCTAGCCTTTTAGAGTTGGTGCCTTATCTTTGACACAccacaataaaatatttgtcCTTGCACCATAAGTGAgaaaatttaaaacatgttttatgccCACAGGTTGTTTAAAACCTGACGTTGCCCATTCATTAGTTTTCTGGGCAAATGTAATAACATGTATTCTTCCGGTGtcacacatattttacattaacTGAATGACACAagtaataacattaaaaaaaacaggcctGCCTCAAAGCATAGGCATGGAAAGACAATGTTCGGCCAAATGTTCCAGCTGCCCTCTAAATTAATCTgctgttaaaaaataacattattttatgttttattacaaGGAACATTCATAGGCTACTTttttgggctgcaactaatcgTTATTTTcaagtgatttctttgttatatggagccaagaaactagaaaatatattatttaagaagtagaaaaatcagtcaacttgttttaattattaaaaacaaactgattgatcaattcattcatttagtagtcagttaatcattgcagccctactgCGTTCAGTCATGCACTGAAATCTGGACATTCTCCAGAGATTGTCCAGCGGGAGTATATCTGAGACTGCAAAAGTCACTCCGGACATTCTCCAGGAATTTTTATGCCATGTGAGAGCACAGGGTTGAAAATCCACAGcgagtgaatgggtgagtgcCTCCCGAATGCTCGAGCCAAGTGCAACCCCCTTGCCTGGATGCTCCCGCTGTTTCAAATGCATCTCACCCAGACTatcctcctctgtgtttgttataTGTGAACAGCAAATTCTGGACAATTTCCAGAGTGCCTGagtaataaataacaaaaatacaaacacaaaaatagtaATCGAGAGTTTAAACGGTACGTAGTTGCTGCCCTGTGCGCTGATATGTCAAGTTTAACTTCATAAAACTTGAAGCTATTGGACTGGAAATAAAGTGAACTGAATACATCCTCTGTAACTACTGTTGGTGCTGAACTCTAGTTAAGATAGTTTCTGTTTTGGAAGATTTGAAGATGATCATATTTCATGTGTGCTGCTTCTTTCATTCAGCAGGTGCTGTTTATAACTGAAGTGTGCCTGAAACTACAACTGGCCCAAAAGAGAAGTCCACTGCTCCCCTCCCCAGCCTCCCGCTCCTCACCCTCTCTGAAACACAGCTCTCACCATGAATGAAGTTAATGTAGTCAGAGAGGGCTGGCTTCACAAAAGAGGTACGGTGGCATTGAACGTCACATGAACATTATGTCCAGATGCCAGTCAGAGCATACAGGTTATTTTCCTGTCTtaatataacataatacatGTCTTTTTGATCCAGGTGAATATATCAAAACATGGAGGCCCAGGTATTTCATCCTAAAGAGTGATGGCTCCTTCATCGGCTACAAGGAGAAACCTGACCTAAACGACCAGATTTCACCACCACTCAACAATTTCTCAGTGGCAGGTTTGTCTTTCAGATGCTACATTACAACTCAGAGACTGAACatgtctttatttgtctttccTGTGCTGCATTTTCAGCTCCAAACATTCAtcttaaacatgtgtttttacagAATGCCAGTTAATGAAGACAGAAAGACCCCGACCGAACACGTTTGTCATCCGTTGCCTACAGTGGACCACAGTTATTGAACGCACCTTTCATGTGGATAGTAATGAGGAAAGGTAAGCACGGGGCAAAATATTTTACCAGACAAGATGcactaaaattaaattaagagtAGTGAACGTAATAGTCTCTCCACTACTCGTATATATGCTTGATTGACACATCCTGGGACTCTTTACTCACAGAGAGGAGTGGATGCGTGCTATACAATCTGTGGCAAATAGTCTGAAGATGCAAGAACAGGAGGACGAGGAACCAATGGATGTGTTTGGCTCTCCCAGTGAAAGCAGCCTGGAAGAGATGGAGGTGGCGATGTCCAAGAGCCGCAACAAAGTGGTGAGAGGATCGGTATTTGTGATTGTTGTAGATGAAGAGCTTTCGTTTGTGACTTACCCAAAAGACACAACAGATACAATTTTAGCTGTGGTGATATTCAAGTTTGTCCTTGCAAAAGGGATTTTAAAGTGCAATATTGAGTTTttagagactttttttttttttactgtataatttCACTGGTGGTTAGACATTGAGccttatgttttcttttaaacctCTAAAGTGCATGTTTTGGGTTAGTGACTGTCACTCTAGTCAGACTTATAGTCACTATTCCACATGAATTacagcattttatacaaatccCTTTAGATTTATTCAGTCAAAATATATCCTTTTTTTAGaccttaaaatgtcaaaaatctgttttgtatttggtaataatttttatttttaaatatgtaaatatagcCATGACATGAAAAACCTGTGATTACTGGTATGAATTAACTCTCTTTTGGCAGTCTTGGCCTTCACCAGATAGCCCATCATTCTGTCAAGAAAATTGTGTTCAAAGATGCATAACAAAAGTCTCCTATTAACATACTCTATACACCTACCAAAGATATGTTTTTAGAACTAGGTAACAATTTAATCTTGGGGTCAAAGATGTGATTTGGAGAGGAGCTTTGCCTAACTTGTACatctggtttttgttttgtttgtgcacaattttgttttttaggccagtttttccatttgaaatatgatttttctgattattatttgatttaaaaactcaTTATGAATTCACTTCACAACCTTATGTATTATACAGAATATGAGTGACTTTGAGTACCTGAAGCTGCTCGGCAAGGGGACATTTGGGAAGGTGATTCTTGTCAAAGAGAAATCAACTGGAGTACATTATGCCATGAAAATACTGCGCAAGGAGGTCATTATAGCCAAGGTGAGTTCAAAGTGCCCCCGCGTGTGTCAGTATGGACAAGTATGTGTTTTATTGACTGCAGTCTTAGCTCAATTTCCCACTTGGCTCCCACAGTGCCACTCCATATTTTCAGGGGCAACACAGGTGCCACTGCACAAGCATGAGAAGCTGAAGTACACTAAAGTGAAAAGGAAATTCTAAATGACTGTAGTTTATATCCCCCAGTACTCTAAACATAACTGGTCGTTTGACTGTTAAAGGTCCAGAATATGGTAGATAACTGCTGTTTAACCATTTCTTGTGGGATGACTGATAACAATTTTAACACAATGTTCTTGCATGGGACTCTGgtatttttttacacaagtcacacaaacttcagcttccagTGGGAAATGGTggcgagataaagcagcaaacatattctttatAGATAATTTACTCTCTATCTGGTCTACATTTTAGTAGGTGACAAATGTTATCATCTCAGGGGTCGTTGCCATTTTAAAATCCACCCATGAACgatgatgtttttgttggcAGGACGAGGTGGCCCACACAGTTACAGAGAGCAGAGTGTTACAAAACACACGACATCCCTTTCTCACGGTGAGGACATTTACACATTACCCATATGATGCATGCATGAACCCAGTGActtgtgatttgtgtgtttatgtgaagtGTTTCCTTGTCTCTCAGTATTTAATGATCTAGCTATGCTCTATGATGAAAATTTCAGTTGGGAATTAAATCAGCGGTTAGATTTAGTAATTGATGTCCATACATAATAACACTGGGATAGCATAATGTGGGCACAGATTGTTCTTATTGACTCACCCCTCTGACATGTTTTCGTTTCTTCCCGCAGACATTGAAGTACGCTTTCCAAACTCATGATCGGCTCTGTTTTGTAATGGAATATGCCAACGGAGGCGAGGTAAGACCTCGCATGCACATGTCCCGGTCACGTGTAGACATTTGTCATACGGTGTCAACAGCTTGCCGAGCGCATGCAGATTTGCGAGAATGTATAGGTAGGTGTTTGATTCCACTTTGCTCCTGCCTCCTTCAGCTCTTCTTCCACCTGTCAAGGGAGCGAGTGTTCACAGAAGACCGGGCACGCTTCTATGGTGCAGAGATTGTGTCAGCCCTCGAGTACCTGCATTCAAGTGACGTCGTTTACCGTGATCTGAAGGTGAGTGCTAAGTAGATCCATCACTTCTATTAGAAATAGTCTAAATCATGACCTCAGAGAAGATTATTGATGGTATAAGCtaatttttaagtgtttttttaacatagAGAATTGTGTTTGTCTCATTAATGTCAATCACAAATAGAAATCTGTGGCAAACTGTGGTCTTTCTAGAAAAATGGGGTATTAAGGTTTTGGTGAGGGAGCGAAGGACTGAGGTGGCAGGTGGTGCGATGGCATTATTGGGCCGTGCACGGGTTTGCCAATAGAAAAAGGTGCTAACAAGCAAATGCAGTCTACCTAACTCACAAACCGAGACACTGAAGTGTCTTCTTTGTGCCAGATGTCCTGCTTTTTTGTATTATGGTTTCATAAAGACTGCATgcgtgagtgagagagagggtaGTGTTTATAAattgtgctgtaaaaaaatgagacaaaaccctgcgttacatacacacagaggcaaataaaaggacaaaaaaaaacaacagaacaaagcATTTAGACCATGAAGTCCCagaaagtgtatttttttgttgttgtgtgaacAGTATGTGAACGGGTGTTGTTGTTATAAAGACGAGTTAGCACGCGTTTTAAGCGTTCCTTTCTCCGTACTGTTGTACGAATATTTATGAATGTCGATGTGTGCATCAGGGCACAAGGGGAccaggaggagagacacagcAGATCAATATGAGACATCATAATGACACATCACCAGTTAGTCCACCTTCTGTCGTGCCCAACAGGCCGCCACGGCAAAACATATGTTGAGGAAACTCTGGCACAATGTTTTGTCGTCAAGGAACACGTGGGCACACATGGACAGGGAGTTTGATTCGTCCTCTTAGATTTCAATGTGTCAGAGATGCAGGGCGTCACCTTACAACATCCCTGCAATGAATAACAGACCGTAACGAATAACATCAACCGCTGAATCAACATTTTGGTAAGAGGACCAGGTATCGGGGATACTATtcatataaatgaaatgaatttggAAAAACACCATCCCTGGTAGTGATGAGATCCAATATCAAGAAGAGCTTTTACTCTATTGGATTTGTTTGAACCATCACAAACCATCTTAGACAAGGTCTGAGAGCAGCGTGCAGACGGCACACAACAGCCAAGTTTAATTTAGGCCTATCATCAAGTTACTCACAGAATTGGTGTCAGCTGACATGACGCATCACATGCGACGTTTATTACTCGAAGCAGTGGCTTAAACTGGGAACATGGCAGCTGAACGCTTTTTATTTGCTGCTGGTCACTGCTGTCAGTTGGAGGTTGGTGAATCTGTAAGGAAACTCTGCTGATGCTGCTTCAAtagtttttaagtttaaaaggAGCCTCAGTGTCCCATTAAATGTCCAGACTGTGACATGATGCATTTGTTGCTTAACATATAGTTGAATAGTAACTCGAGACATCTTCCTTTAGAATGACAGTGTCACAATATGTAAACATTACCAAGCTAAATTGCTTCCTTTCCCCCTGAGTGAGTATTAAGAGGCCAGACCTGAAGTGAGTATTCCTCATATAGGTGTCTCTGTATTCAGCTGATGTGCTGaggttttttattcttttgatttttggtttgatttttggTCAGTTTATTTGaaattacattcattttctttatgtCCATCAAATGTTCAGTAGATGGTGTAaggtagagctgaaacaatgacttggttaattgattactaaattaatcttcaACTCCTTTGATAATCGagtaatcggtttgaagcttttttcatgattaaaacaagatttctgattgtttcctcttcttaaatgtgaatattttcttttgtaaagctccatataacaaagaattGAAagggaatcattttggtttgtgtgcaaaacaagacatttgagaacatcatcatttcctggtttgacaaacactgatttaatattttctgacattttatggactaaactattactcgattaattgtgaaaataattgttagctgcCGCTCTTGTGGAAAGTACATTCTTTTCCAAACATggaggaacaacaacaacaaaaaacagattttctccAGGGACTTTTGTGTTatagagtgagcggtttacaaagcaacacaaagatCAGTTGCCTTTTGgaaaatagtgaaataaagCGAAATAAATCAGCAAACTTTTGTTTCTATGGATAGTAAGCCTCCTGTGTTCTAGGTGTAGGGTGTGTACACAGTACAGTCCGTGCAGCAGTAGCCACACTTCAAATAACCTGATCTTTTTCTCTCGGTACACGTACATCACCTCTGGGTGAGTTAGTCTGGGGCAAAGTGTCTTTATGAATCCTTGACTCCTCCTTGAGTAACAGTATGTCACATATAATGTGCATTTCCTTTTGTTCCGTCTCAGCTGGAGAATCTGATGCTGGACAAAGACGGCCATATCAAAATTACCGACTTCGGCCTCTGTAAGGAGGGCATTACTCCAGATGCTACCATGAAAACCTTCTGTGGAACCCCTGAATATCTCGCACCTGAAGTAAGACACTGAAAATCACAACACCTAGAGTATATGAAGTACACTAATCCTGTAAATCACAGCTTATGTTGGATAATACAGGAAGAATGGCATCTATTGTATAtctaaaagaacaaaacaatgtatGTTAAGCAGACTGTGTGGTAGTTGTTCTCTTGTGTTAAATTCATTCTACATGAAATCAGCAGAAAGCTGTTAAAACACGGATGTCTGTCACAAAAAATTTTCCACTCTGATGATATTTCCTATAAAGCATAATAAAGAGTCTGCTTTTTACACTTAAACAAGACagttaattattcatttgaCATGTGTCTGTTCATAACTAGGCCCGAAACAATTAATAGatgcatttattattaatcaattattaaattaattgtcaactattttgctaatcaattaatttgagtgttttttcctgattttttttttttaaaccattttctacattttatgaaACAAATGACTAGAAAAGATGACAGATTAagcaattatgaaaataatccctCTAATTAAAGTGTCATCATATACCTGTTCAGTTATTTCTCACTACCTTTGTTGGCATTAAtgtgtctctcctctccctcaggTCCTAGAAGATAATGACTACGGCCGGGCGGTGGACTGGTGGGGTCTGGGTGTGGTCATGTATGAGATGATGTGTGGACGCCTGCCTTTCTACAACCAGGACCACGAGCGTTTGTTTGAGCTCATCCTCATGGAGGAGATCCGCTTCCCAAGGAACCTGTCGCCGGAGGCCAAGTCCCTGCTTGCTGGCCTGCTCAAGAAGGACCCCAAACAGaggtgtgtgtcagtgtgtgtgtgtgtcagtgtgtgtcagtgtgtttgcaaTACCAACTGAAATTTCACAATATGTTGTTTGGAATGACAGGTTAGGTGGAGGTCCCAACGATGCCAAAGACGTGATGACTCACAAATTTTTCGTCAGCATCAACTGGCATGATGTGGTGCAGAAGAAGGTAAGAGATTCTGGAGCTAGTGGAAATGAAtggacttattttaaccataaaagtgccagaaaatgtcctgtgagtaagtgcttttggccatttttccagaataactttcactatctggcagttatttacaatgtactgcatgttacaatagtgtattaacaatttaaaatgaagaaaaattaactttatttagagaaaacactgttgtcgtacatgaacaccagcttttgtgtgttaaatttgaaatttgaacagtataaaacatatttaacaacacatttgactaTGTACTAACTATGTGCAGTCgttgaaattactgtaataaccacatgttggcttatACTTGCAaattctcagctttcagaaacagctgTGTTAAGACCCTTTCAGGGTATAATGATCATCAAACCCAactcaaactgctgctgctgctgaatctgAATTAACTGTAGTCAAGTTTTCCACAAAAGACTGTAGAGCTGTTGTCAGGTGAAGAtggaaaactaaaataaaagatttCTTATAATTTATTGCCCCAAAGAAGAGAGTGTTCACATCGATGTTAACATAAACCTTCAGTGGAAAGTTTAGCCAATGACGGAACAAACACCAAACTTGATGAAGTTACTCCAAGCTCTACTTCTAAGTGTCACACTCGACTCAAACATGATAAGACTGAGAGAGCTCATGCGTGTCCACTGTtggcacacattttaaatagttcacTTATGGTTTTGTTGACAATAACATGACTAACATGTCTTCTCTTGTCCTCacctccaaaaaaacaacaacacatgatcTTTCCAGTAAACAGACCACCACATTGCTTGTCTTGGCTCGCCagtaaattattataatattaggCGTACTATTTTGTTCTATTGCTTAATAGTAAAGCAATACATGTTGTGTGGCACTGTGGAAACTGTTTACTGATTCATTTTAAGCCTGGTATGAATAAGGATGCACCCAGTCATGGCACATTTTTTCTTCATATACATCAGCTTCAGCTTCCATGTATTTTTCATGCATTTCTGCCATTGGGTTTAGCAAACTGAATCACATTTTGAGTTGTCAACGCTTGTAACATACAACACAGCCTTCATGAGGACATAAAATCCACTTTGTTAACACCTGAACGGCCAcacttctctccctcttctcagCTTACCCCACTCTTCAGACCACAAGTGACATCAGAGACAGACACCCGGTACTTCGATGAAGAGTTCACAGCGCAGACCATCACACTTACTCCTCCGGACAAGTGTGAGTACCGTCGTGGCTTGCAGCGATGAAGGTCGTGACGGGGGTTTTGTGTCCACAACGTGACCattatttgtgcttttcttaCAGATACCAGTCTGGACTGTGAGGATCCCACGCAGCAACAAGCACATTTCCCCCAGTTTTCCTATTCTGCTAGCATTAGAGAGTGATAGcgtctctgacacacacacacacacacacacagacatgcatacacaaaaacacaagaggcATGAACACCACGGCAACATCCCTTACagctgtaataaaacaaaaaaaaacaaagaccagATCCTTGGTCCCTGCAGGTTGGAAGTGCCTCGGCTGGTGGCCGTATCACGTATGCAGAGAACCTCCTTCAACCCCAGCACAGACAAAGCCTGGCCACTTTTGGCTGCACTGTATCAAACTGGACTCGAGTACCTCACACAGTCATCAGCACAACTCAACAACACAATCAGGACTCCGTGTGTAGCACCTTCAGGCGGCCTGTAAacagctgctgatgctgctgctgctgctgctttttcgGACTGTAAAGCGCATGTTCTCCGGGTGCGATGAGAAGCCATACAGCTCCTTCATGACGTTTCCAAGTGCTCTTCTTCACAAAATCGCTCTTACCACTGCTGAAAAAGTCCCGGTTGGTCTGTGAGGGGAGGAAgaaatgtggtgtgtgtgtgtgtggataatttttttgtttgtttgtcgttGAAAATGGGCCCGAtccaaactgtgtgtttttatacgaCACTTGCCCGACGTGCATTAGGAACAAAAGACGAATGAGAACGTGCGGCATGTCTCCGcggagagagggggaaaaaaaagttttgacaGAGTGAAGCGCGCCGAGTCGCAGAAACATGCtgtcctccctttttttttataactgtatgcaatggaaaagaaaatcacttttacTATCAACTCAGACTGTGATCTTTAACACATCTGTCAAAATGCGACACAACAATTAACGGGAATTGGGAATACCTTAATGCACAAGGTGTATATGTTATttaaacaagttgtttttttcttttttaattctgacACAGAATTCACAGCAGCCGTGTGATTTAAGCAGACCCTATTTCTTTCACGTGGCCCATGTTCATATCGAAGCCGCTCACGTCCTGGATCGCTTCGACCTTAATCGTGTCCCGTAAAAGGTTTATAACCAATATGAGAAACTGACGGTCGGTATCAAACGTCAGCTTTACGGCATGATAtagctttttgcttttttgttttgtttagttttgatAGAAATATAGAAACACTCAGAAAGTAATTTATCACATTGTCCAAGAGAATTAGGGCTGTGGGCTTTCgaattattgtcattatcagttcattttttttggtttataaaatgtcagcattttgttcacaaaccaaagataCTGTACTTCCtgtcacagaggaaaacatt
This genomic stretch from Solea senegalensis isolate Sse05_10M linkage group LG13, IFAPA_SoseM_1, whole genome shotgun sequence harbors:
- the LOC122779817 gene encoding RAC-beta serine/threonine-protein kinase-like, with the protein product MNEVNVVREGWLHKRGEYIKTWRPRYFILKSDGSFIGYKEKPDLNDQISPPLNNFSVAECQLMKTERPRPNTFVIRCLQWTTVIERTFHVDSNEEREEWMRAIQSVANSLKMQEQEDEEPMDVFGSPSESSLEEMEVAMSKSRNKVNMSDFEYLKLLGKGTFGKVILVKEKSTGVHYAMKILRKEVIIAKDEVAHTVTESRVLQNTRHPFLTTLKYAFQTHDRLCFVMEYANGGELFFHLSRERVFTEDRARFYGAEIVSALEYLHSSDVVYRDLKLENLMLDKDGHIKITDFGLCKEGITPDATMKTFCGTPEYLAPEVLEDNDYGRAVDWWGLGVVMYEMMCGRLPFYNQDHERLFELILMEEIRFPRNLSPEAKSLLAGLLKKDPKQRLGGGPNDAKDVMTHKFFVSINWHDVVQKKLTPLFRPQVTSETDTRYFDEEFTAQTITLTPPDKYTSLDCEDPTQQQAHFPQFSYSASIRE